Part of the Plasmodium vinckei vinckei genome assembly, organelle: plastid:apicoplast genome, TCAATATCATTTTTATCAAATATACAAATTGCTGATACTGGTAGTAAAATTTATCATATAGGATCTTATACAAAAAGTTATATAATTTCAAAAAGTATATCTTTAAATAAATCATTAAATATTTTTAGAGGATTAGTATATATAAAACCTAGTGCTTATAGATCTTATAATTATACAGAATGTAGTTCTTTAATATTTGGTAATAATTCTTTGACTATAACTATACCTTATGTAAAAAATTATAATAATACTAGTGTTATTAAACAAGAAGCTTTTATATCAAAAATTGAAATTTTATATTTATTTTTATTAATGCAACGTGGTTTAAATATTTCAGATTCTATTTCATTAATAATTATAGGATTTTGTTCTAGTATTTATAATAAACTTCCTTTTGAATTAAATTTGGAAATACCAATATTATTTTCTTTAAAAGTACAAGATATATTAAAATAAAAAGTATAATGAAAAATTTAAGTTATTATTTAAATAGATATAAAAAAATTTTAAAATATAATAAAAATAGAATTAAATTTAAATATATTTTATATAAAAAATATATATTAATTATAAAAAAATTTAGATATTTAAATATTATTTAACATTATAATAAAATCATGAAAATAAATATAATTAAATATTATTATAATAAATATAAAGTATTAAATAAAAATATAGTAAAAAATAAAAATAATAATTTTATTTTAAAATATTCTAGTATAATAAAATTATATTTTTATGAATATATTAAAAATAAATTACAAGTATTTAGTTTTAAAGGTATATTATTAAATAGAGGTATAAAAAATAATAACATTTTAATTATTAAATATGATAATTATAATGTAATATTTTTATATTTTTATTTAAATTCTAAAAATTTAATAAATATATTTAAATTAGGTAAATTAAATTTAAATAAAATTTTATTATGATATATTTATTATATCCAAATAGTATTAAAAATAATTATATTATATCTAATTTATATTTATTATTAATTTTAGAAATTTTATATAATTTAAAATATTATATATTAATAATAAATAATTCATTTAAAAGTGATTTTAATATAATTTATTTTAAATTAATAACTTTATTAACAAATATAAATATAAATTCTATTGATACTATTCAAGCTATTAATAATTTATTTAAAGTTATTTTACATTTAAATTTTAAATTTATTTTTTTAAAAAAGAATATAAGAGTGAATATATTAATTTTTATATTACCTTTAATATATAATAATACTATAATATTAAATGGTTTATATAAAACATGTATTCAATTATTTAAAAAAAATAATAAAATTTTTATAATAAAATTTAAAAAAAATAATATTAATATAATTTATTTATATATATATATAAATATTAATTTAAAATTAGTTTTAGAATTTAATAATACAAATATATATTGTTATTTAAATAATTATAAATTTAATTTTATAATTTTATTATTATATTTAAATAAAAATTTAAATATATCTATAAAATCTTATAATTATATATTTAAAAAAGTAATTATATATAATTATTTAAAATTTTTAATAAATAATACATATAATATATATAATATTATTTTATTGAAATTATTTATTTTAAAGATAAATAATAATATTTTAGTTTTAAATGATATTTTTAAAATAATATTAAATATAAAATTTAATTTTATATATTATATAAATTATGTGTTAGATAATATTTATAATAAAAAATTTTATTCAATTATTGAACATTTATCTTTAAAATGTAATATATACATAAATACTTTAAAAGATCAATTATTAAATTTTACAAAAAATTTAAATATTAAAACTTTATTAAACAATAAAAAATATATAAATATTATTTTAGAAAATATCAATATAAATCCTTTAATTCAATATTCAGATCAAACAAATTATTTATCTGAAATTAATCAAAAATTTAAAATTAATATGATTACTACTGGATTAAATTCTAAATTAATTTTAAATAATAATTTAAGGGAGTTACCTAGAAATATATTAGGATATATAAGTTTAATAAATACTAATGAAGGTTTAACTTGTGGGTTAGTAAATTATTTAACAATTAATACTAATTTAAATATAAAACATAAATTTATTACATCTTATAAATATTTATTTTATAATAAATATAATTTTAAATTAATATTAGATATTTTTGATAAAAATTTTTATAATATATATTTTAATAAAATATATTTAAAAAAAAATATAAATTTTAATAGAAGTATAATATTAACTATAAATAAAAATACATTTAAAATAAATAATATTAGAAAAAATATTATTTATATTCCTTTTACATATTTATTATCTTTTATAGAAAATTTAATACCTTTTATACATTATAATGATTCTATTAGAAATTTAATGAGTATAAAAATGCATACTCAAATAGTGCCTATTTTATATCCTACTTTAAGTAGTATTATAACAAATTATAATTTTATTATAAATAAATATTTAAATTATTCTATTATAGCTTATCAAGAAGGAATTGTTATTTATGTATCTTATATTAAAATAATTATAAGAGATATATTTAATAGACAAATAATTTATTATTTAAATAATTTTAAAAAATTAAATCAAAATATATTATTAACATATAAACCTGTAGTATGGGTAGGTGAAAAAATAAATGTAGGGAAAATATTAGCAGTAAATTCTAATTTATTATATAGTGAATATAGTTTAGGTAATAATTTATTAGTAGGGTATGGTTCATATTTAGGGTATGAATATGAAGATGCAGTTATTATTAATAAAAAAATTTTATATAATAATTTATATACTTCTTTACACTTAAATATTTATGAAGTATCTTTAAATATTATTAATAATATACCTGAAATATGTAGTATAAATATACCTAAATTATATAATACGCATAAAAAAAATTTAGATAAATATGGTGTAATAAAAGAAGGTACATTTTTATTACCAAATACTATTTTAGTATCAAAATTGATATTTATGCCTTTTATATTTAATAATAAAAGTTTAGTAAATATTATTAATTTTTTATTTGGAAGTAAATTAAGAATTTTTAAAAATAAACCTGTTATTTCTACAATTAATGATATAGGTAGAATTATTAAAATAGAAGTATTATCTAATTATTTATATAATAAAGTTAAAAATAATAGTATATATTTAAAAATAAGAATTTATATAGGTATACAAAAATATTTACAATTAGGTGATAAAATTTGTAATAGACATGGTCATAAAGGTGTTATTTCTTATATTAATGATATTAATGATATGCCGTATTTAAATAATAAAATTCAACCTGATTTATTTGTAAGTGCTATTGGTATACCTTCTAGAATAAATATAGGTCAAATATTAGAAGGTATATATGGATTAAATAGTTTATATTTAAATAATAGATATATAATATCTAATAATTTAAATAATAATTATTATAATAATTATATTAGTAATTTTAATTATTATAAATATAATTATAATAATAATTTTGAATTTAATAAAATATCATATAATTATAATAAATATTTTTTAAAAAATCCATTTACTGGTCATTTAATACAAAATAGTATTTGTTTAAATAATATTTATTATTATAAATTAGTACATATGGTAAAAGATAAATTAAGATATAGATTTATAGGATTATATTCTGAATTAACTCAACAACCTATAAAGGGTAATACAAAACAAGGTGGTCAAAGATTTGGTGAAATGGAAGTATGGGCATTAGAAGCTTTTGGAGCTTCTTTTTTATTTAAAGAATTTTTCACATATAAATCAGACGATATTAAAAGTAGAAAATTATTAAAAAATTATTTATTTAATCATAATAAAATTAAACATACATTTATATCTGAAACTTTTAAATTAATTATAAAAGAATTACAAAGTTTAGCTATAAATATAGAAACATTTTGTATATATAACGATCAAAATTCAAATTTAATAGAAAAATTACCTATAAATATAATATATTAACAATGATACTTTATAATAATATTAATTTTATTGGATTAAAATTAAATATTTTAAATCCTAAACAAATTATTAAATGGTCTTCAATAATTTATAAAAATAAAGTAATTATTGGAGAAGTTTTAATTCCTAATACTATCAATTTTAATACTGGGTTACCTATATTAAATGGATTATTTTGTGAAAAGATATTTGATTATATATATATATGGAATTGTAATTGTAATAAAAAATTATATGATATAAATAATTATTCATTTTTTTTATATTGTAAGTTTTGTAAAAATAAATTAAAAATTAATGTAAATAGAAAATATAAGTTAGGATTTATATTTTTAAATATACCAATATTACATTTATGGTATTTAACTGGTCCTTTAAAAGTAGCTTCATTATTATTAAATAAAAATATAAGTTATTTAAAATATTTAATTTATTATAAATATTTTTTTAATAATATAAAATATAAACAATATTTTTATTATAATAAATTAAATTTAAAATCAATTAAAATTAATATATCATCTACTAATATAATTTCATATTTATTTTCTCATAATATTTTATATAAAAAGTTAAAAAATTTAAATTTATTAGTTGAATTATTAAATAATAAGGAATTATTATTAATAAATAATAAATATTTTAAAAGAGATTTATATAAAAAAATTAATTTATTAAATTTATTTATAATTAATAATATAAAACCTAACTGGATATTTTTAGATTTATTGCCTATTTTACCAGCAGGATTAAGACCTTATTTTTATATAAATAATAATATGTATATAATATCTACAATTAATGAAAATTATAGATTAATAATATTAAAAAATAATAAATTAAAATATTGGTTATATTTACGTAATAATATTTGTTTTATTTTTGAAATAATTGAAAAACGTTTATTACAACAATTAATTGATTATTTATTAGTTAATAAATTAATTTTAAAAAATAATAATACATTTTTTAATTTTAGTAAAATTTTTCAAGGAAAATATAGTATTATTAAATATAATTTATTAGGAAAAAGAGTAGATTTTTCAGGTAGATCTGTTATTACAGTTAGTCCTAATATTAGATATAATAATATAGGATTACCTTATTATATAAGTATAAATATATTTAAACCTTTTTTAATAAAAATATTTAAAAATAATAATAAGTTTAATATTATATTTAAAAGTTTATTAATTAATAAAAATTTATTTATTATAAAAAAATTTTTAAATAAATTATTACAAAATCAATTTGTTATTATTAACAGAGCACCTACATTACATAGAATGAATTTACAATCATTTATACCTATATTAACAGAGGGTTATTCTTTAAAATTTTATCCTTTAGGATGTGCTAGTTTTAATGCTGATTTTGATGGGGATCAAATGTCTGTATTTTTACCTTTAATAAAAACATCAAAGTTTGAATCTAATTTAAATTTAAATTTTGATAAAAATATTATATCTCCTTCAAATAATAAAAATTTATTTAAAAATTTACAATATTATAAATTAGGATTAAATACATTATTAAATTTAAATTATAATAAATTGTATAATGTTTATTATTTTAATTCTATGGATAAAATATATGAATTATATATGAATAATAAATTAAATATTTTTAATTTAGTTTGGGTAAAGTATATAAATAATAATAAGATTTTTTATATATTAACTTCTGTTAGTAGAATAATTTTAAATTTATATATGTATATATATTAAAATTAATTATGTAAAAATATGTATTTTTATTTTTTTAATCAGTATAATTTGAAAATTTTGGAAAAAAAATTATTATCAATTTTTAAATATAATATAAGTTCAAAATTATTACAAGAGTTATTATATTTAGGATTTGAATATAGTTTTATGTATAATTATTCATTAAATATAAATGATTTTTCTAATTTTATATATTTATTAATTTTATATAAAAATAAAATTAATAATATATATAATAATAAATATTATGAAGTAAAATATAATTATATAAATATATTTTTAAATAATTATTATTATTTAAAAATTTTTAATAGTATTCAAACAATATTAAATTATAATATATATTTTAAAATAAATCCTATTTATTCAAATTTATTTTTATTTTTTAATAATAAAATTAAAATAAAGTATTCACAATTACAACAATTAGTAGGTTATAAAGGATATGTTTCAAATATTAATGGTATTATTTATGAAAAACCTATTATAAATAATTATATAAATGAATTAAATTTATATGAATATATTTTATCTTGTTTTGGTTCAAAAAAAGGTATTATTGATACTGCTTTAAAAACAGCTGATTCAGGATATTTAACAAAAAGATTAGTAAATATTACAAATAATTTTATAATTAAAGAAATAAATTGTAAGTCTCCTTTTATGTTTAGATATAAATGTAATATGGATGTATATGGAAATATTTTTTACCCATTAAATTTATTAAAATTTAAAATTTTACAAAATAATATTATTCATTTAGATAAAGGTATTTATATTAATTTTAAAAATATTTATTTAACTAAATATATATTAAATAAATTATTAAATTTATATTATGTAAATTATATAAATTTATATATAAAATCAGTATATTTATGTAATATATTTAATAATATTTGTAATAATTGTTTAAATTATAAACAATTATATAAATATAATTTAGGTCAACATATAGGAGTAATATCTAGTGAGGCTATAAGTGAGCCTAGTACACAAATGGTATTAAGAACATTTCATGCTAATTCTATTTTAAAATATAAATATAATCAATCTGTTTTAAAAAAATATTATATATATAAATTATATTCATATAAATTTAAAATAAATAAAATATTTAAATTTATGTTTAATTTTAAAATGTATTTAAATATAAAATTTAATCTTATATTTTTATTAAATAAATTATTATTTAAAAATAAGATTAATAAATTTTATTTAAATTATATTTTATTTAATAGTCATATTAAATATAATTTTATATATAATTCAATTTCTAAAAATTTTAAATGTAATTATAATAATATAATTATAAAAAATATTGATAATTTTATAAAATATTATAATTATAATACGTTACAATTATTAATTAAAAATTCATATAATAAATGGATTATTTATAATTTATATACATATTATATTTATTTTAATTATATAAAATTATATAATATAAATAATAAAGGTATTATTTATTATAATAATATAAATAAAAAATATAATATTTTATATTTTATAAATAATTCAATAAATTATAGTTCATATTATTATATAAATAATTATAATATAATGAATAATAATATAAAATTAGTAAATTCGAATAATATTATATTTAAATTTAATTATTAACAAGTATATGTATTTAATTTCAATAAAAAAAAATAATTTAAAATTAAATTATTTAAATAAAATATATTCCTTAAATAATAAATATATAATTTATAAAGTAGGAATGAAAAAAATAATATATAATAAAAATTTTATTAATAATAGTATTTTAAAATATAATAAATATGAAAAATATAATAATAATATTTATGAAATAATTTATTATAATTGGAGTAAATATTTATTAAAAAATAATTATTTTAATTTATTTATAGTATATAATAATTATATAAAATATTTATATAAAAATACTATAAAAAATTATTTATATTTTATTAAAAATTTATATTATGTAAATAATAATTTTATAAATAATTCTATTATATATAAATTAAATTATAATATATATAATAATCAATTTAATAAATTATATGATTATAAAAAAAATATTTATTTATTATTTATTAATAATTTTTATAATAAAATATTTTATAATTATATTTATAATAATATAAATAATTTATATTTAAATGATATTACTGTAGGTTTAGAATCTATAAATATATTATTTGAAAATAAAAATATAAAAAATAATATATCTTTTATTTCAAATAATATATATGTAATTTACTATGTAAAGTATTATAATTATTTAAATAATATTATATATATATATAATGTATGTAATATTAATAAAATAAATTATTTTAAATATAAATTAAATTTTTATTCATATATATTTGAGGATATTAGTTCTATTTTATATAGTGGGTATTCATTAAATACTGATTTTTATTTAATTAATAATAATTTAAAATATTATTTTAAATATTTATTATCAAATATAAATATATATCAATCAATAAAAAGTTCTTATATTTATATTTATAATATTTTATTAGAATCAATAGTAAAACAATATAGTTATCAAAATATTTATCTACCTGCTATTTATTTTGAACTTATTATTAAAAAAATGCTTTCATGTATTAAAATTATATCAAATAATTTTAATTTATTTAAATATAATGATATAATACCTTTATATTTAATAAATATAATAAATTATTCTTTAAATTTAAATAAATATAAAATTTATAAATATGAACCTATTATTTTAGGGGTGACAAAATCTATTTTAGCTAATTCTGGATTTTTAACAAATATAAGTTTCCAAAATACTTTTAAAATTTTGAGTTCCAATATTTTAACCAATAAAATTGATTGGTTATTAGATATTAAATCTAAAATTATAATGACGGATTTACTTCCTGTTGGGAATGGATGGTATAGATATTTAACAGTTTAATTAAAGTATATAATGTTTGTTACATTTAAAGATTTATTAAAATCTAAAATTTATATAGGAAATAATTATAAAAATATTTATATTAATAATTATAAATTTATATATAAAATAAAATATAATTATTGTATTTTAAACTTTACATTAATTATATTATATTTATATAAATTATATTTATATATTTATAATATATCTATATTTAATAATAAAATTTTATTTATTATTAATAATAATTTAATTACACACTTAATTATTAATATATGCAATTTAACTAATAATTTTTATATAATTAAATGGGTTCCTG contains:
- a CDS encoding RNA polymerase B, yielding MIYLLYPNSIKNNYIISNLYLLLILEILYNLKYYILIINNSFKSDFNIIYFKLITLLTNININSIDTIQAINNLFKVILHLNFKFIFLKKNIRVNILIFILPLIYNNTIILNGLYKTCIQLFKKNNKIFIIKFKKNNINIIYLYIYININLKLVLEFNNTNIYCYLNNYKFNFIILLLYLNKNLNISIKSYNYIFKKVIIYNYLKFLINNTYNIYNIILLKLFILKINNNILVLNDIFKIILNIKFNFIYYINYVLDNIYNKKFYSIIEHLSLKCNIYINTLKDQLLNFTKNLNIKTLLNNKKYINIILENININPLIQYSDQTNYLSEINQKFKINMITTGLNSKLILNNNLRELPRNILGYISLINTNEGLTCGLVNYLTINTNLNIKHKFITSYKYLFYNKYNFKLILDIFDKNFYNIYFNKIYLKKNINFNRSIILTINKNTFKINNIRKNIIYIPFTYLLSFIENLIPFIHYNDSIRNLMSIKMHTQIVPILYPTLSSIITNYNFIINKYLNYSIIAYQEGIVIYVSYIKIIIRDIFNRQIIYYLNNFKKLNQNILLTYKPVVWVGEKINVGKILAVNSNLLYSEYSLGNNLLVGYGSYLGYEYEDAVIINKKILYNNLYTSLHLNIYEVSLNIINNIPEICSINIPKLYNTHKKNLDKYGVIKEGTFLLPNTILVSKLIFMPFIFNNKSLVNIINFLFGSKLRIFKNKPVISTINDIGRIIKIEVLSNYLYNKVKNNSIYLKIRIYIGIQKYLQLGDKICNRHGHKGVISYINDINDMPYLNNKIQPDLFVSAIGIPSRINIGQILEGIYGLNSLYLNNRYIISNNLNNNYYNNYISNFNYYKYNYNNNFEFNKISYNYNKYFLKNPFTGHLIQNSICLNNIYYYKLVHMVKDKLRYRFIGLYSELTQQPIKGNTKQGGQRFGEMEVWALEAFGASFLFKEFFTYKSDDIKSRKLLKNYLFNHNKIKHTFISETFKLIIKELQSLAINIETFCIYNDQNSNLIEKLPINIIY
- a CDS encoding RNA polymerase D, whose translation is MYFYFFNQYNLKILEKKLLSIFKYNISSKLLQELLYLGFEYSFMYNYSLNINDFSNFIYLLILYKNKINNIYNNKYYEVKYNYINIFLNNYYYLKIFNSIQTILNYNIYFKINPIYSNLFLFFNNKIKIKYSQLQQLVGYKGYVSNINGIIYEKPIINNYINELNLYEYILSCFGSKKGIIDTALKTADSGYLTKRLVNITNNFIIKEINCKSPFMFRYKCNMDVYGNIFYPLNLLKFKILQNNIIHLDKGIYINFKNIYLTKYILNKLLNLYYVNYINLYIKSVYLCNIFNNICNNCLNYKQLYKYNLGQHIGVISSEAISEPSTQMVLRTFHANSILKYKYNQSVLKKYYIYKLYSYKFKINKIFKFMFNFKMYLNIKFNLIFLLNKLLFKNKINKFYLNYILFNSHIKYNFIYNSISKNFKCNYNNIIIKNIDNFIKYYNYNTLQLLIKNSYNKWIIYNLYTYYIYFNYIKLYNINNKGIIYYNNINKKYNILYFINNSINYSSYYYINNYNIMNNNIKLYMYLISIKKNNLKLNYLNKIYSLNNKYIIYKVGMKKIIYNKNFINNSILKYNKYEKYNNNIYEIIYYNWSKYLLKNNYFNLFIVYNNYIKYLYKNTIKNYLYFIKNLYYVNNNFINNSIIYKLNYNIYNNQFNKLYDYKKNIYLLFINNFYNKIFYNYIYNNINNLYLNDITVGLESINILFENKNIKNNISFISNNIYVIYYVKYYNYLNNIIYIYNVCNINKINYFKYKLNFYSYIFEDISSILYSGYSLNTDFYLINNNLKYYFKYLLSNINIYQSIKSSYIYIYNILLESIVKQYSYQNIYLPAIYFELIIKKMLSCIKIISNNFNLFKYNDIIPLYLINIINYSLNLNKYKIYKYEPIILGVTKSILANSGFLTNISFQNTFKILSSNILTNKIDWLLDIKSKIIMTDLLPVGNGWYRYLTV
- a CDS encoding RNA polymerase beta subunit, putative; protein product: MILYNNINFIGLKLNILNPKQIIKWSSIIYKNKVIIGEVLIPNTINFNTGLPILNGLFCEKIFDYIYIWNCNCNKKLYDINNYSFFLYCKFCKNKLKINVNRKYKLGFIFLNIPILHLWYLTGPLKVASLLLNKNISYLKYLIYYKYFFNNIKYKQYFYYNKLNLKSIKINISSTNIISYLFSHNILYKKLKNLNLLVELLNNKELLLINNKYFKRDLYKKINLLNLFIINNIKPNWIFLDLLPILPAGLRPYFYINNNMYIISTINENYRLIILKNNKLKYWLYLRNNICFIFEIIEKRLLQQLIDYLLVNKLILKNNNTFFNFSKIFQGKYSIIKYNLLGKRVDFSGRSVITVSPNIRYNNIGLPYYISINIFKPFLIKIFKNNNKFNIIFKSLLINKNLFIIKKFLNKLLQNQFVIINRAPTLHRMNLQSFIPILTEGYSLKFYPLGCASFNADFDGDQMSVFLPLIKTSKFESNLNLNFDKNIISPSNNKNLFKNLQYYKLGLNTLLNLNYNKLYNVYYFNSMDKIYELYMNNKLNIFNLVWVKYINNNKIFYILTSVSRIILNLYMYIY